A DNA window from Citrobacter tructae contains the following coding sequences:
- the yacL gene encoding protein YacL, producing the protein MDYEFLRDITGVVKVRMSMGHEVVGHWFNEEVKENLALLDEVEQAARAVKGSERSWQRAGHEYTLWLDGEEVMVRANQLEFTGDEMEEGMNYYDEESLSLCGVEDFLQVVAAYREFVQQR; encoded by the coding sequence ATGGATTACGAATTTCTGCGCGATATTACCGGAGTGGTAAAGGTGCGTATGTCCATGGGCCACGAAGTGGTAGGGCACTGGTTTAATGAAGAAGTGAAAGAGAACCTGGCTTTACTTGATGAAGTGGAACAGGCAGCGCGTGCGGTAAAAGGCAGTGAGCGTTCCTGGCAGCGGGCAGGGCATGAGTATACGCTCTGGCTGGATGGCGAAGAAGTGATGGTGCGCGCCAATCAACTGGAGTTTACGGGCGACGAAATGGAAGAAGGGATGAACTACTACGACGAAGAGAGTTTGTCTCTGTGCGGCGTCGAGGATTTCCTTCAGGTGGTGGCGGCATACCGCGAATTCGTTCAGCAGAGATAA
- a CDS encoding DUF2950 family protein, which yields MKNKLLSGMVLFMVSTTAMAQQSFSTPDQATDALTNAIGKQNESAMNNLLGENWRDFLPPEGVDPDAVDRFLRDWKVHHSTVIDGDTAHLVVGDSNWQLPIPVVKTTSGWQFDMHEAAEEIQTREIGRNELAAIEALHAYVDAQQSYFAMNQKYAQKIVSSEGKKDGLYWPVAPGEAPSPLGPAFSPQEPGMGYHGYRFRILPDTASGFAMVAWPVSYGHTGIMSFMISGDDTVYQADLGGTSQHKAQAMTAYAPDKTWQPVAQ from the coding sequence ATGAAAAATAAACTACTCAGTGGAATGGTGTTGTTCATGGTTTCGACCACCGCGATGGCACAACAATCCTTCAGTACACCAGACCAGGCAACCGATGCGCTGACAAACGCGATCGGTAAGCAAAATGAAAGTGCGATGAACAACCTGCTCGGGGAAAACTGGCGCGATTTCCTGCCGCCAGAAGGCGTCGATCCTGATGCCGTCGACCGCTTCCTGCGCGACTGGAAGGTCCATCATAGCACCGTCATCGATGGTGATACGGCACATCTTGTTGTCGGAGACAGCAACTGGCAGTTGCCTATCCCGGTTGTCAAAACAACCTCCGGCTGGCAATTTGATATGCACGAAGCCGCCGAAGAGATTCAGACCCGTGAGATTGGGCGTAACGAACTCGCCGCTATCGAAGCATTACATGCCTATGTAGATGCTCAGCAGAGCTATTTTGCGATGAACCAAAAGTATGCGCAGAAGATTGTCAGCTCTGAAGGGAAAAAGGACGGTCTGTACTGGCCCGTCGCCCCAGGCGAAGCGCCAAGCCCTCTGGGACCGGCCTTCAGCCCGCAAGAACCCGGCATGGGCTATCACGGTTATCGTTTCCGTATCCTTCCCGACACAGCCAGCGGCTTTGCGATGGTAGCCTGGCCCGTCAGTTACGGTCACACTGGCATAATGAGCTTTATGATTAGCGGGGATGACACGGTCTACCAGGCGGATCTTGGAGGAACATCGCAGCATAAAGCGCAGGCGATGACCGCCTACGCCCCGGATAAAACCTGGCAGCCCGTCGCGCAGTAA
- the cueO gene encoding multicopper oxidase CueO encodes MQRRDFLKYSVALGVASALPLWSRTVFAAERPALPIPDLLTADAADRIQLIVKAGQSTFAGKTAATWGYNGNLLGPAVKLQKGKAVTVDIYNQLAEETTLHWHGLEIPGEVDGGPQGIIPAGGKRSVTFTPDQRAATCWFHPHQHGKTGRQVAMGLAGLVLIEDEDIRKLMLPKQWGIDDVPVIIQDKQFSADGQINYQLDTMTAAVGWFGDTLLTNGAMYPQHAAPRGWLRLRLLNGCNARSLNVAASDNRPLYVIASDGGLLAEPVKVTELPMLMGERFEVLVDISDGNAFDLVTLPVSQMGMAIAPFDKPHPVMRIQPLRITASGTLPDTLTTMPALPSLEGLTVRRLQLSMDPMLDMMGMQMLMQKYGDQAMAGMGRGQMMGHMNNGEMGHGKMNHGNMNHGKMGSMDHGGKFDFHNANRINGLAFDMNKPMFAATKGQHERWVISGQGDMMLHPFHIHGTQFRILSENGKAPVAHRAGWKDTVRVEGGVSEVLVKFDHDAPKEHAYMAHCHLLEHEDTGMMLGFTV; translated from the coding sequence ATGCAACGTCGTGACTTTTTGAAGTATTCCGTGGCGCTGGGCGTCGCATCAGCGTTACCTCTCTGGAGCCGTACTGTTTTTGCCGCCGAGCGTCCTGCGTTACCCATTCCCGATCTGTTAACGGCGGATGCCGCCGATCGCATACAGCTGATCGTTAAAGCCGGACAGTCGACCTTTGCCGGTAAAACCGCCGCGACCTGGGGGTATAACGGTAATTTGCTCGGGCCTGCGGTAAAGCTGCAGAAAGGTAAAGCAGTCACCGTTGATATCTATAATCAGCTGGCCGAAGAGACGACATTGCACTGGCACGGGCTGGAAATACCTGGAGAAGTTGACGGCGGGCCGCAGGGCATTATCCCGGCGGGCGGTAAACGTTCCGTGACCTTCACACCGGATCAACGGGCAGCGACCTGCTGGTTCCATCCACATCAGCACGGCAAAACCGGTCGCCAGGTGGCGATGGGGCTGGCCGGGCTGGTGCTGATTGAAGATGAGGATATTCGCAAGCTGATGCTGCCGAAGCAGTGGGGTATTGATGATGTTCCGGTGATTATCCAGGACAAACAGTTCTCTGCCGACGGACAAATTAATTATCAGCTGGACACCATGACCGCCGCCGTCGGTTGGTTTGGCGATACGCTGCTGACCAACGGGGCGATGTATCCGCAGCATGCCGCGCCGCGAGGTTGGCTGCGTCTGCGCTTGCTAAATGGCTGTAACGCCCGTTCACTTAACGTAGCGGCCAGCGACAACCGGCCGCTGTACGTCATTGCCAGCGATGGCGGGCTATTGGCGGAGCCGGTGAAAGTCACCGAACTTCCTATGCTGATGGGCGAACGTTTTGAAGTGCTGGTGGATATCAGCGACGGCAACGCCTTCGATCTGGTCACTCTGCCGGTGAGTCAGATGGGCATGGCGATTGCGCCTTTTGATAAGCCGCATCCGGTGATGCGTATTCAGCCGTTGCGTATTACCGCTTCCGGTACGCTGCCGGACACGCTGACTACCATGCCAGCCTTGCCTTCGCTGGAAGGACTGACGGTGCGCAGGCTGCAATTGTCAATGGACCCGATGCTCGACATGATGGGTATGCAAATGCTGATGCAGAAGTATGGCGACCAGGCCATGGCTGGCATGGGGCGCGGGCAGATGATGGGGCATATGAATAATGGCGAGATGGGCCACGGCAAAATGAATCATGGCAACATGAATCACGGCAAAATGGGCAGCATGGACCACGGCGGGAAGTTTGATTTCCATAACGCTAACCGGATTAACGGTCTGGCATTTGATATGAATAAACCGATGTTTGCCGCGACGAAAGGTCAGCATGAACGCTGGGTGATTTCCGGTCAGGGCGACATGATGCTGCATCCGTTCCACATTCACGGCACCCAGTTCCGTATTCTCTCTGAGAATGGCAAAGCGCCTGTCGCGCACCGTGCGGGCTGGAAAGATACGGTTCGTGTCGAAGGCGGCGTCAGCGAAGTGCTGGTGAAGTTTGACCACGATGCACCAAAAGAACATGCCTATATGGCGCACTGCCATTTGTTAGAGCATGAAGATACCGGCATGATGCTCGGCTTTACTGTTTAA
- the acnB gene encoding bifunctional aconitate hydratase 2/2-methylisocitrate dehydratase gives MLEEYRKHVAERAALGIVPKPLDATQMAALVELLKTPPVGEEDFLLDLLINRVPPGVDEAAYVKAGFLAAVAKGDTTSPLVTPEKAIELLGTMQGGYNIHPLIDALDDAKLAPIAAKALSHTLLMFDNFYDVEEKAKAGNAYAKQVMQSWADAEWFQSRPPLAEKMTVTVFKVTGETNTDDLSPAPDAWSRPDIPLHALAMLKNAREGIEPDQPGAVGPIKQIEELQKKGYPLAYVGDVVGTGSSRKSATNSVLWFMGDDIPNVPNKRGGGLCLGGKIAPIFFNTMEDAGALPVEVDVSNMNMGDVIDVYPHKGEVRNHETNELLATFELKTDVLIDEVRAGGRIPLIIGRGLTTKAREALGLPHSDVFRQAKDVAESSRGYSLAQKMVGRACGVTGIRPGAYCEPKMTSVGSQDTTGPMTRDELKDLACLGFSADLVMQSFCHTAAYPKPVDVTTHHTLPDFIMNRGGVSLRPGDGVIHSWLNRMLLPDTVGTGGDSHTRFPIGISFPAGSGLVAFAAATGVMPLDMPESVLVRFKGKMQPGITLRDLVHAIPLYAIKQGLLTVEKKGKKNIFSGRILEIEGLPDLKVEQAFELTDASAERSAAGCTIKLNKEPIIEYLTSNIVLLKWMIAEGYGDRRTLERRVQGMEKWLADPQLLEADADADYAAVIDIDLADIKEPILCAPNDPDDARLLSDVQGEKIDEVFIGSCMTNIGHFRAAGKLLDAHKGQLPARLWVAPPTRMDAAQLTEEGYYSVFGKSGARIEIPGCSLCMGNQARVADGATVVSTSTRNFPNRLGTGANVYLASAELAAVAALIGKLPTAEEYQTYVAQVDKTAVDTYRYLNFDQLSQYTEKAEGVIFQTAV, from the coding sequence GTGCTAGAAGAATACCGTAAGCACGTAGCTGAGCGTGCCGCCTTAGGGATTGTGCCAAAACCGTTAGACGCAACCCAAATGGCCGCACTTGTCGAGCTGCTGAAGACCCCGCCTGTGGGCGAAGAAGATTTCCTGTTAGACCTGTTGATCAACCGTGTTCCTCCTGGCGTAGATGAAGCCGCTTATGTCAAAGCGGGTTTTCTTGCTGCCGTCGCAAAAGGCGACACAACGTCCCCACTGGTGACACCAGAGAAAGCCATTGAACTGCTGGGCACCATGCAGGGCGGTTACAACATTCATCCGCTGATTGACGCGCTGGACGATGCAAAACTGGCGCCGATTGCCGCCAAAGCGCTGTCTCATACGCTGCTGATGTTTGATAATTTCTATGACGTAGAAGAAAAAGCCAAAGCAGGCAACGCATACGCGAAGCAGGTGATGCAGTCCTGGGCTGATGCCGAATGGTTCCAGAGCCGCCCGCCGCTGGCGGAAAAAATGACCGTTACCGTGTTCAAAGTGACGGGTGAAACCAATACCGACGACCTGTCTCCGGCACCGGATGCATGGTCGCGTCCGGATATCCCACTGCACGCGCTGGCCATGTTGAAAAACGCCCGCGAAGGCATTGAGCCAGATCAGCCGGGTGCAGTCGGCCCGATCAAACAGATTGAAGAACTGCAGAAAAAAGGTTACCCGCTGGCCTACGTTGGCGACGTTGTCGGTACCGGTTCTTCGCGTAAATCTGCCACCAACTCCGTGCTGTGGTTCATGGGCGACGACATTCCAAACGTGCCGAACAAGCGCGGCGGTGGTCTGTGCCTCGGCGGCAAAATCGCACCTATCTTCTTCAACACCATGGAAGATGCGGGCGCACTGCCAGTCGAAGTGGACGTGTCGAACATGAATATGGGCGACGTGATTGACGTTTACCCACACAAAGGTGAAGTGCGTAACCACGAAACCAACGAACTGCTGGCGACCTTTGAACTGAAAACCGATGTACTGATTGATGAAGTACGCGCCGGTGGCCGTATTCCGCTGATCATCGGTCGTGGCCTTACCACCAAAGCGCGTGAAGCGCTGGGGCTACCGCACAGCGATGTATTCCGTCAGGCGAAAGACGTGGCGGAGAGCAGCCGCGGTTACTCCCTGGCGCAGAAAATGGTGGGCCGCGCATGCGGCGTAACTGGCATTCGTCCGGGCGCTTACTGCGAACCGAAGATGACCTCCGTCGGCTCTCAGGACACCACCGGCCCGATGACCCGTGATGAACTGAAAGACCTGGCCTGTCTGGGCTTCTCTGCAGACCTGGTGATGCAGTCGTTCTGTCATACCGCCGCGTATCCGAAGCCGGTTGACGTGACCACGCACCACACGTTGCCGGACTTCATCATGAACCGTGGCGGCGTGTCGCTGCGTCCGGGTGATGGCGTTATCCACTCCTGGCTGAACCGCATGCTGCTGCCGGACACCGTCGGTACCGGTGGTGACTCCCATACTCGTTTCCCTATCGGTATTTCCTTCCCGGCGGGCTCGGGTCTGGTGGCGTTTGCTGCTGCGACCGGCGTGATGCCGCTGGATATGCCGGAATCCGTTCTGGTGCGCTTCAAAGGCAAAATGCAGCCGGGCATCACTCTGCGCGATCTGGTACACGCTATTCCGCTATACGCGATCAAACAGGGCCTGCTGACCGTTGAGAAGAAAGGGAAGAAAAACATTTTCTCTGGTCGCATCCTGGAAATCGAAGGTCTGCCGGATCTGAAAGTCGAGCAGGCATTCGAACTGACCGATGCGTCTGCTGAGCGTTCTGCTGCTGGTTGTACCATCAAGCTGAACAAAGAGCCGATCATTGAGTACCTGACTTCCAACATCGTCCTGCTGAAGTGGATGATTGCCGAAGGTTACGGCGATCGTCGTACGCTGGAGCGTCGTGTGCAGGGTATGGAAAAATGGCTGGCGGATCCGCAGTTGCTGGAAGCCGATGCTGACGCAGACTATGCGGCGGTGATCGACATCGATCTGGCGGATATCAAAGAGCCAATCCTGTGTGCGCCGAATGATCCTGATGATGCGCGTTTGCTGTCTGACGTGCAGGGTGAGAAGATCGACGAAGTGTTCATCGGTTCCTGCATGACTAACATCGGTCACTTCCGTGCGGCGGGTAAGCTGCTGGATGCGCATAAAGGGCAGTTGCCGGCTCGTCTGTGGGTGGCGCCGCCGACCCGTATGGATGCTGCACAGCTGACCGAAGAGGGCTATTACAGCGTCTTTGGCAAGAGCGGGGCGCGTATCGAAATCCCTGGTTGTTCACTGTGCATGGGTAACCAGGCGCGTGTGGCTGACGGAGCGACGGTGGTTTCGACCTCTACCCGTAACTTCCCGAACCGTTTAGGTACCGGCGCGAACGTCTATCTGGCCTCGGCGGAACTGGCGGCAGTGGCGGCACTGATCGGCAAACTGCCGACGGCGGAAGAGTATCAGACCTATGTGGCACAGGTAGATAAAACGGCTGTGGATACCTACCGTTATCTGAACTTTGACCAGCTCTCTCAGTACACCGAGAAAGCGGAAGGTGTGATTTTCCAGACGGCGGTATAA
- the traT gene encoding conjugal transfer complement resistance protein TraT: MSLKKIAVVGMVVAAMTLSGCGAMTTAVKKRNLEVKTQMSETIWLEPSSEKTVYIQVKNTSDKDMSNLQMLLANDLSAKGYKVTSSPDSAYYWVQANVLKADKMDLRESQGFLKTGYEGAAMGAALGAGITAYNSNSSGAALGVGLAAGLIGMAADAMVEDVNYTMVTDLQISERSKAKVTTDNVAALRQGTSGIKLQTSSEKGDRAKYQTRVVSNANKVNLKFEEAKPVLEAQLAKSVANIL; this comes from the coding sequence ATGTCTTTAAAAAAAATCGCGGTTGTTGGCATGGTTGTCGCGGCAATGACGCTGAGCGGGTGCGGTGCAATGACTACCGCCGTGAAAAAACGTAACCTTGAAGTGAAAACGCAGATGAGTGAAACCATCTGGCTGGAGCCTTCCAGCGAAAAGACCGTCTACATTCAGGTAAAAAACACGTCTGATAAAGATATGAGTAACCTGCAGATGCTGTTAGCCAATGACCTGTCAGCGAAAGGGTACAAAGTGACCAGTTCTCCGGACAGCGCCTACTACTGGGTACAGGCAAACGTGCTGAAAGCGGACAAAATGGATCTGCGTGAGTCGCAGGGATTCCTGAAGACCGGCTATGAAGGGGCGGCGATGGGCGCGGCTTTAGGCGCGGGAATTACGGCGTATAACAGCAACTCTTCCGGCGCGGCACTAGGTGTTGGCCTGGCAGCGGGTCTGATCGGTATGGCGGCAGATGCGATGGTTGAAGACGTGAACTACACCATGGTTACCGACCTGCAAATCTCCGAACGCAGCAAAGCGAAAGTGACCACGGATAACGTCGCAGCCCTGCGTCAGGGGACCTCGGGCATCAAACTGCAAACCAGCAGCGAGAAGGGTGACCGCGCGAAATACCAGACCCGCGTGGTCTCTAACGCTAACAAAGTTAACCTGAAGTTCGAAGAAGCTAAACCTGTGCTGGAAGCACAACTGGCGAAGTCAGTGGCTAACATTCTGTAA
- the lpdA gene encoding dihydrolipoyl dehydrogenase: MSTEIKTQVVVLGAGPAGYSAAFRCADLGLETVIVERYSTLGGVCLNVGCIPSKALLHVAKVIEEAKALADHGIVFGEPKTDIDKIRTWKEKVITQLTGGLAGMAKGRKVKVVNGLGKFTGANTLEVEGENGKTVINFDNAIIAAGSRPIELPFIPHEDPRVWDSTDALELKTVPKRLLVMGGGIIGLEMGTVYHALGSEIDVVEMFDQVIPAADKDVVKVFTKRISKKFNLMLETKVTAVEAKEDGIYVSMEGKKAPAEAQRYDAVLVAIGRVPNGKNLDAGKAGVEVDDRGFIRVDKQLRTNVPHIFAIGDIVGQPMLAHKGVHEGHVAAEVIAGKKHYFDPKVIPSIAYTEPEVAWVGLTEKEAKEKGISYETATFPWAASGRAIASDCADGMTKLIFDKESHRVIGGAIVGTNGGELLGEIGLAIEMGCDAEDIALTIHAHPTLHESVGLAAEVFEGSITDLPNPKAKKK; the protein is encoded by the coding sequence ATGAGCACTGAAATCAAAACTCAAGTCGTGGTACTTGGGGCAGGCCCGGCAGGTTACTCTGCTGCCTTCCGTTGCGCAGATTTAGGTCTGGAGACCGTCATCGTAGAACGTTACAGCACCCTTGGTGGTGTTTGTCTGAACGTCGGCTGTATCCCTTCTAAAGCGCTGCTGCACGTAGCAAAAGTTATCGAAGAAGCGAAAGCGCTGGCCGATCACGGTATCGTCTTCGGTGAGCCGAAAACTGATATCGACAAGATTCGTACCTGGAAAGAAAAAGTTATCACTCAACTGACCGGCGGTCTGGCTGGCATGGCCAAAGGCCGTAAAGTGAAAGTGGTAAACGGTCTGGGTAAATTTACCGGGGCGAACACCCTGGAAGTTGAAGGCGAAAACGGCAAAACCGTGATCAACTTCGACAACGCGATCATCGCGGCGGGTTCCCGTCCGATCGAACTGCCGTTTATTCCGCATGAAGATCCGCGCGTGTGGGATTCCACCGACGCGCTGGAACTGAAAACCGTACCAAAACGCCTGCTGGTTATGGGTGGCGGTATCATCGGTCTGGAAATGGGTACCGTTTACCATGCGCTGGGTTCAGAGATCGACGTGGTTGAAATGTTCGACCAGGTTATCCCTGCTGCCGATAAAGACGTGGTTAAAGTCTTCACCAAACGCATCAGCAAGAAATTCAACCTGATGCTGGAAACTAAAGTGACTGCCGTTGAAGCGAAAGAAGACGGTATTTACGTTTCCATGGAAGGCAAAAAAGCGCCTGCTGAAGCACAGCGTTACGACGCTGTACTGGTCGCTATCGGTCGTGTACCGAACGGTAAAAACCTCGACGCAGGCAAAGCGGGCGTTGAAGTTGATGACCGTGGCTTCATCCGCGTAGACAAACAACTGCGTACCAACGTACCGCACATCTTTGCTATCGGCGATATCGTCGGTCAGCCGATGCTGGCGCACAAAGGTGTGCACGAAGGTCACGTTGCCGCTGAAGTTATCGCTGGTAAGAAACACTACTTCGATCCGAAAGTTATCCCATCCATCGCCTACACCGAACCAGAAGTTGCCTGGGTCGGTCTGACTGAGAAAGAAGCGAAAGAGAAAGGCATCAGCTACGAAACCGCCACCTTCCCGTGGGCTGCTTCTGGCCGTGCTATCGCTTCCGACTGCGCAGACGGTATGACCAAACTGATTTTCGACAAAGAATCTCACCGTGTTATCGGTGGTGCAATTGTCGGTACCAACGGCGGCGAGCTGCTGGGCGAAATCGGTCTGGCGATCGAAATGGGCTGTGATGCTGAAGACATCGCGCTGACCATCCATGCGCACCCGACTCTGCACGAGTCCGTGGGCCTGGCGGCAGAAGTGTTTGAAGGTAGCATTACCGACCTGCCGAACCCGAAAGCGAAGAAGAAGTAA
- a CDS encoding DUF3300 domain-containing protein — translation MKLPLKPHLLVLLCSAGLLAASGVMFVKSRTTEPAAPAPVAQQPSVPAPTPAPVAAPAPVTPPAPAVAPTYTAAQIDQWIAPIALYPDALLSQILMASTYPANVIQAAQWSKDNPKMQGDAAIQAVAGQPWDPSVKSLVAFPQLMSLLGENPPWVQNLGDAFLAQPQDVMDSVQRLRALAQQTGALQSTPQQTVTTVAKTAPAKTVTSESKTSSTTTTATTSPTVIKIESADPQVVYVPTYNPNTVYGTWPNTAYPPTYLPPTPGEQFGNSFVNGLGFSLGVATTYAIFSNIDWDDDDDWDHHHNDDWDNHGGYNRNGDNNININVDNFNKISGQRLTDANRTWQHNPAYREGVPYPNNQLNNHFHSTNTATGLSATQQNPQRSANRDSQRQAAMNQMEKSTGKTFPQTARPGTKDAQRQASNQQLKQISQRNNYRGYDTKPQTTKRASTQQRENRQATAQRQEKRVSQPVQQRNVQQRNTTQQRPRANALSGNDSRSGSWQAQQQRGAQSRQVARNQPSRQPSGGRAEHREFRHR, via the coding sequence ATGAAGTTGCCCCTTAAGCCACATCTGCTCGTCCTTCTGTGCAGTGCCGGGCTACTCGCCGCCTCTGGCGTGATGTTCGTCAAAAGCCGCACCACGGAGCCTGCTGCTCCGGCCCCTGTCGCACAGCAACCTTCTGTTCCGGCTCCGACTCCGGCTCCCGTAGCCGCTCCCGCACCGGTCACACCACCCGCTCCTGCCGTTGCGCCGACATACACTGCCGCACAAATCGACCAGTGGATTGCGCCCATCGCGCTCTATCCGGATGCCTTGCTGTCACAAATATTGATGGCATCGACCTATCCGGCCAACGTTATCCAGGCCGCGCAGTGGTCAAAAGACAACCCTAAAATGCAGGGTGACGCCGCTATTCAGGCCGTTGCCGGGCAACCCTGGGACCCAAGCGTGAAATCGCTGGTCGCGTTTCCTCAACTGATGTCGCTGTTAGGTGAAAACCCGCCGTGGGTACAAAATCTGGGTGATGCTTTCCTCGCGCAGCCGCAAGATGTCATGGATTCCGTGCAACGCCTGCGTGCGCTGGCGCAACAAACCGGCGCGTTGCAATCGACGCCACAGCAGACGGTCACCACCGTGGCAAAAACGGCACCGGCTAAAACCGTCACCAGCGAGTCGAAAACCAGTTCAACCACTACTACCGCCACAACAAGCCCAACGGTTATCAAGATTGAATCCGCCGATCCGCAGGTGGTGTACGTCCCCACCTATAACCCGAATACGGTTTACGGAACCTGGCCAAACACCGCCTATCCGCCAACCTATCTGCCGCCAACGCCCGGCGAGCAGTTTGGCAACAGCTTTGTTAACGGTTTAGGCTTCAGCCTGGGTGTGGCGACAACCTATGCTATTTTCAGCAACATCGACTGGGACGACGATGACGACTGGGACCACCATCATAATGATGACTGGGATAATCACGGCGGCTATAACCGCAACGGTGATAACAACATCAATATCAACGTTGATAACTTCAATAAAATCAGCGGTCAGCGTCTGACGGATGCCAACCGTACCTGGCAGCATAACCCGGCCTATCGTGAGGGTGTGCCCTATCCGAATAACCAGCTCAATAATCATTTCCACTCCACAAACACCGCAACGGGGCTCAGCGCGACCCAGCAAAACCCGCAAAGATCGGCCAACCGCGATAGCCAGCGTCAGGCGGCCATGAACCAGATGGAGAAATCAACGGGAAAAACGTTCCCTCAGACAGCGCGTCCGGGAACAAAAGATGCTCAGCGCCAGGCGTCAAATCAGCAGTTGAAGCAGATCTCCCAACGCAACAACTACCGCGGCTACGACACTAAACCACAAACCACGAAGCGGGCAAGCACCCAGCAGCGTGAGAACCGCCAGGCGACGGCGCAAAGGCAGGAGAAACGGGTTTCGCAACCAGTGCAGCAACGCAATGTGCAACAGCGGAATACTACTCAGCAGCGGCCGCGCGCCAACGCGCTGAGCGGCAACGACAGCCGCTCAGGCAGCTGGCAAGCACAGCAGCAGCGAGGTGCCCAGAGCCGGCAGGTCGCCCGCAATCAGCCATCGCGTCAGCCATCTGGCGGTCGTGCTGAGCACCGTGAATTCCGTCATCGTTAA
- a CDS encoding YacC family pilotin-like protein: MKTFFRTILFGSLMTVCANSYALSESEAEDMADLTAVFVFLKNDCGYQNLPNGQIRRALVFFAQQNQWDLSNYDTFDMKSLGEDSYRDLSGIGIPVAKKCKALARDSLSLLAYVK, encoded by the coding sequence ATGAAGACGTTTTTCAGAACAATTTTGTTCGGCAGCCTGATGACCGTATGCGCAAACAGCTACGCGCTTAGTGAGTCCGAAGCCGAAGATATGGCCGATTTAACGGCAGTTTTTGTCTTTCTGAAAAATGACTGTGGATACCAGAATTTGCCGAATGGGCAGATCCGTCGCGCACTGGTCTTTTTTGCCCAACAGAACCAGTGGGACCTCAGTAATTACGACACCTTCGACATGAAATCACTCGGTGAAGACAGCTACCGCGATTTAAGCGGCATTGGGATCCCGGTCGCCAAAAAGTGCAAAGCGCTGGCGCGTGATTCCCTGAGCCTGTTGGCCTACGTTAAGTAA